The following coding sequences are from one Mustela lutreola isolate mMusLut2 chromosome 5, mMusLut2.pri, whole genome shotgun sequence window:
- the LOC131831503 gene encoding uncharacterized protein LOC131831503, giving the protein MRLLGESSTHFALLFHVYVCIYTHTYIHVYTCIYTYMCVCIHICVYIYIYIYIIFIYMYIINIYIYQNKCLYIYIY; this is encoded by the exons AATCTAGTACACACTTTGCATTGTTatttcatgtatatgtgtgtatatacacacacacatatatacatgtatatacatgtatatatacatatatgtgtgtatgtatacatatatgtgtatatatatatatatatatatat ATAatcttcatatatatgtatataataaatatatatatataccaaaataaatgtttatatatatatatatat